One part of the Caldanaerobius fijiensis DSM 17918 genome encodes these proteins:
- a CDS encoding DUF362 domain-containing protein has translation MDKVSIVKCQDYDQKNVDLAVAQAVELLGGIENYVKKDSRVFLKVNLLKKNSPDDAVTTHPSVVEAVVKLVQKAGATPIIGDSPGGPFSERLLRSIYSATGMSDVAKRTGTLLNYDTGEITEKIPDGKIIKQVTLMKAIRDCDAIISLPKLKTHGMMVYTGAVKNLFGFIPGMVKAGYHLNMPNVKDFSQVLIDLSLHIKPSLSIMDAVVGMEGNGPSAGKPRKVGLIIASPSAFALDTIAISVIGLKPDEVPTVARANGMGLGLKENIEVIGCSVKDVAVEDFDVPGLRGFALMDRIPPFVLKYLNKHVKPRPQFNYNSCKGCGVCVSNCPPGALSMLNKKPVVDLDKCIRCFCCQELCPHRAVEIRQPFISRFMFRR, from the coding sequence ATGGATAAAGTATCGATTGTAAAATGTCAGGATTATGACCAGAAAAATGTAGACCTGGCGGTGGCGCAAGCCGTTGAACTCCTTGGTGGAATAGAAAATTACGTCAAAAAAGACAGCCGCGTATTTCTAAAAGTAAATCTGCTTAAAAAGAATTCGCCTGACGACGCGGTGACGACCCATCCTTCGGTGGTAGAAGCGGTAGTTAAATTGGTGCAAAAAGCCGGTGCGACACCGATAATCGGTGATAGTCCCGGTGGGCCTTTTAGTGAAAGGTTACTTCGTTCCATATACAGTGCGACAGGTATGTCTGATGTTGCCAAAAGGACAGGGACATTGCTCAACTATGATACAGGTGAAATCACGGAGAAGATTCCCGACGGGAAGATCATAAAGCAAGTAACGCTGATGAAAGCGATCAGGGATTGTGATGCAATTATTTCTCTGCCTAAATTGAAGACCCATGGCATGATGGTGTATACCGGAGCTGTAAAAAACTTATTTGGCTTTATACCGGGAATGGTCAAAGCTGGATATCATCTAAATATGCCTAATGTAAAGGATTTTTCGCAGGTTTTAATAGATCTGAGTTTACATATAAAGCCATCCCTGTCTATAATGGATGCTGTGGTTGGTATGGAAGGCAATGGTCCTTCAGCGGGCAAGCCCCGCAAAGTAGGGCTTATTATAGCATCACCCAGCGCTTTTGCACTGGATACAATTGCTATATCTGTTATTGGATTAAAACCTGACGAAGTTCCAACTGTAGCAAGGGCTAACGGAATGGGATTGGGCCTTAAGGAAAACATAGAGGTTATTGGGTGCTCTGTAAAAGATGTCGCAGTTGAAGATTTTGATGTGCCTGGATTGAGGGGATTCGCTTTAATGGATAGGATTCCTCCTTTTGTCTTAAAGTATCTGAACAAACATGTAAAGCCCCGTCCTCAGTTTAACTATAATAGTTGCAAGGGTTGCGGTGTTTGTGTGTCCAATTGTCCTCCTGGAGCATTATCCATGTTAAACAAAAAGCCTGTTGTGGATCTCGATAAATGCATTCGATGTTTTTGCTGTCAGGAATTATGCCCTCATAGAGCTGTAGAGATAAGGCAACCTTTTATATCCCGTTTTATGTTCAGGCGATAA
- a CDS encoding alpha-mannosidase yields MNNKKIYLIGNAHIDPVWLWRWQEGFAEVKATFRSALDRMNEFPEFVFTSACAAYYKWVEENAPEMFEEIKKRVKEGRWAIVGGWWIQPDCNIPSGESFVRHALYSQRYFLEKFGVMAKVGYNVDSFGHNGMLPQILKKSGMDYYVFMRPGNHENSRVPGNLFWWESPDGSRVMAYRIPTGYGTSWGEIDKKIEDTMRIAEEQGIDLMAFYGVGNHGGGPTVKNLESIKRLKEERYGDALIMSSPDEYFEAMSERCVDLPVYRDDLQHHASGCYSTVSEIKANNRRAEHALLVAEKFATIAYNLVDLPYDGKRIQRAWEKVMFNQFHDIMGGCSIKDAYTDARDFHGEALYTAADVLNSALQKMSWAVDTMGDIEKVRSKEKDWSLWEYDDCGTPVVVFNPHSWKVKAPVIINRLVKGVTDDRGNPVALQKIRGPQTNGRDDKWNTLFVADVPAMGYRVYWLYLNKEFEVNSKGSLVADDTSLENDYIRLEIEPHTGYIRRLYDKKNNVEILSDKGAVPVVIDINHCDTWAHGVFEFRDEIARFSDAKVKLIENGPIRAKLRVINKYNDSILRQDFILYRHKPDIEVEVKLDWREKHKMLKLSFPVNVLKPKATYEIPYGFIERPVNGEEEPGQQWIDLTGEQEGMVYGLALLNNSKYSFDIKDNDMRMTVVNGSIYADHFGVRDEFCEFMDQGIQEFRYALIPHKGTWQDSFIPRKAYEFNVKLMHVQETYHRGPLPQKMEGIKISKDNVIATVFKKAEDGNGYILRCYETNGVNSDVEIEVPALKRKWKATFGKCEIKTFRIPEDNEKEITECNLIEF; encoded by the coding sequence ATGAATAATAAAAAAATATACCTCATAGGCAATGCCCATATTGATCCAGTATGGTTGTGGAGATGGCAGGAAGGATTCGCAGAGGTCAAAGCTACGTTTCGCTCAGCCCTGGACAGAATGAATGAATTTCCGGAATTCGTTTTCACCAGCGCCTGTGCAGCATATTATAAATGGGTTGAAGAAAATGCGCCGGAGATGTTTGAAGAGATAAAAAAGCGAGTAAAAGAAGGTCGTTGGGCTATTGTAGGGGGATGGTGGATTCAGCCGGATTGTAATATACCTTCAGGAGAATCTTTTGTGCGCCATGCCCTGTACAGTCAGAGGTATTTTCTTGAGAAATTTGGCGTAATGGCAAAGGTAGGCTATAATGTGGATTCTTTTGGGCATAACGGCATGTTGCCTCAGATCCTTAAAAAGAGCGGTATGGATTATTATGTGTTTATGAGGCCGGGCAATCATGAAAACAGCCGTGTACCGGGAAATCTGTTCTGGTGGGAGAGTCCAGATGGCAGTCGCGTTATGGCGTACAGGATACCCACAGGCTATGGTACATCATGGGGTGAAATTGATAAAAAAATAGAGGATACGATGAGAATAGCTGAAGAACAAGGAATAGATCTAATGGCTTTTTATGGGGTGGGGAACCACGGCGGTGGACCTACTGTCAAAAACCTTGAATCCATAAAGCGCTTGAAAGAGGAGCGATACGGCGATGCCCTGATAATGAGCTCACCTGATGAGTATTTTGAGGCCATGAGCGAAAGGTGTGTGGATCTGCCTGTTTACAGAGATGATCTGCAGCATCACGCCAGTGGTTGTTATTCTACCGTCTCAGAGATAAAGGCCAACAATCGCAGAGCAGAACATGCGTTGCTGGTGGCAGAAAAATTTGCTACCATAGCATACAATCTGGTGGATTTGCCCTATGATGGTAAGAGAATTCAAAGAGCGTGGGAAAAGGTTATGTTCAATCAGTTCCACGACATAATGGGAGGTTGTAGCATAAAAGATGCTTATACCGATGCCAGGGATTTTCACGGCGAAGCCCTTTACACGGCAGCTGATGTCTTAAACAGTGCGTTACAGAAAATGTCATGGGCTGTAGATACCATGGGTGATATAGAAAAGGTGAGAAGCAAAGAGAAGGATTGGTCGCTGTGGGAATATGATGACTGTGGTACACCGGTAGTGGTCTTTAATCCTCATTCGTGGAAAGTCAAAGCACCTGTAATAATAAACAGGCTGGTTAAGGGTGTAACTGATGATAGAGGCAATCCTGTGGCGTTACAGAAGATAAGAGGGCCGCAGACCAATGGCAGAGATGACAAATGGAATACGTTATTTGTAGCTGATGTTCCAGCGATGGGCTACAGGGTATACTGGTTATATCTAAATAAAGAATTTGAAGTAAATAGCAAAGGATCTCTGGTTGCTGACGACACGTCATTAGAAAATGATTATATCAGATTGGAGATTGAACCACATACGGGCTATATAAGGAGGTTGTACGACAAAAAGAATAACGTCGAAATTTTATCGGATAAAGGTGCTGTTCCTGTGGTGATAGATATAAACCATTGCGATACATGGGCTCATGGGGTTTTTGAATTCAGAGATGAAATAGCAAGATTCTCTGATGCAAAAGTCAAGCTCATAGAAAATGGACCTATAAGGGCTAAATTAAGAGTCATAAACAAATACAACGACTCTATTTTAAGACAGGATTTCATCCTGTACAGGCACAAGCCTGACATAGAGGTAGAAGTCAAACTGGATTGGCGGGAAAAGCACAAAATGTTGAAACTATCATTCCCTGTTAATGTTTTAAAGCCAAAGGCCACCTATGAGATTCCCTATGGATTTATTGAAAGGCCTGTAAATGGTGAGGAAGAACCCGGACAGCAATGGATAGACTTAACAGGCGAACAAGAAGGTATGGTATATGGCCTTGCGCTGTTAAATAATAGCAAGTACAGTTTTGATATTAAGGATAATGATATGAGGATGACTGTAGTCAACGGTTCTATATACGCCGATCATTTTGGAGTCAGGGATGAATTTTGCGAGTTTATGGATCAGGGAATACAGGAATTCAGGTATGCTTTGATTCCGCACAAAGGAACGTGGCAAGATAGCTTTATTCCCAGAAAGGCATATGAATTCAACGTAAAACTTATGCATGTTCAGGAGACATATCACAGAGGGCCTTTACCACAGAAAATGGAAGGCATAAAGATATCGAAAGATAATGTCATAGCTACGGTATTTAAAAAAGCAGAAGATGGCAACGGCTATATATTGCGCTGCTATGAGACTAATGGAGTAAACTCTGATGTGGAAATAGAGGTACCTGCGCTTAAACGCAAATGGAAAGCCACTTTTGGAAAATGTGAAATAAAGACGTTTAGGATCCCTGAAGATAACGAGAAAGAAATAACGGAATGCAATTTAATAGAGTTTTAG
- a CDS encoding glycosyltransferase family 4 protein, protein MKILMLSWEYPPRIVGGLSRHVQDLSRVLSQQNEVHVLSVRDENLPEFEVDENVYVHRVIPYNIQTENFNLWVTHMNMAMMEEGTRLFRNVDFDIIHAHDWLVAYAARFFKNIYRIPLLSTIHATEFGRNRGLYNDSQRYISNVEWFLTYESWKVICCSRYMMNELKYIFNIPPDKIRVIPNGVRIDEFERGYYDEIFRARYARPNEKIIFFIGRLVHEKGLDILIEAMPIVLNQYADVKLVVAGTGPKEEDYKRKVSNMGLGNKVLFTGYIDDETRVKLYNNVDIAVFPSLYEPFGIVALEAMAAKVPVIVSDVGGFKEIIDQGYDGIKVQPENPQELASAILKLLFDEEYAKLLYKRAYAKVKKDYKWEDIGKRTMDVYNEILLEFATSPWYKENRKPIPEKIGNREEGII, encoded by the coding sequence ATGAAAATACTCATGTTATCCTGGGAATATCCACCGCGGATTGTAGGTGGTCTCTCAAGACATGTTCAGGACCTTTCCAGAGTTTTGTCACAACAAAATGAAGTCCACGTATTATCCGTAAGGGATGAAAATTTGCCTGAGTTTGAGGTAGATGAAAATGTGTATGTACATAGGGTGATCCCTTATAATATTCAAACAGAGAATTTCAATTTATGGGTTACTCATATGAATATGGCTATGATGGAGGAAGGAACACGGCTTTTTAGAAACGTTGATTTTGATATAATTCACGCCCATGATTGGCTGGTAGCGTATGCAGCTCGCTTTTTTAAAAATATTTACAGGATTCCACTTCTATCTACCATCCACGCGACGGAATTTGGCAGAAACAGGGGACTTTACAATGACTCTCAGAGGTATATAAGCAATGTGGAGTGGTTTTTAACGTATGAATCGTGGAAGGTGATCTGCTGCAGCAGGTATATGATGAATGAGCTTAAGTACATTTTTAATATTCCTCCTGATAAGATAAGGGTTATACCCAATGGAGTAAGAATTGACGAATTTGAAAGGGGTTATTATGACGAGATATTTAGAGCCAGATATGCACGTCCCAATGAGAAGATAATCTTTTTTATAGGTCGCCTTGTCCATGAAAAAGGTCTTGACATCCTGATAGAAGCAATGCCTATAGTACTTAATCAATATGCAGATGTTAAGTTGGTAGTAGCTGGGACGGGGCCTAAAGAAGAAGATTATAAAAGAAAGGTTTCCAATATGGGACTTGGTAATAAGGTACTTTTTACAGGGTACATTGATGACGAAACCCGCGTAAAGCTTTATAACAATGTGGATATAGCGGTATTTCCTAGTTTATATGAACCCTTTGGTATTGTGGCTCTCGAGGCGATGGCAGCAAAAGTTCCCGTAATAGTGTCAGACGTGGGTGGATTTAAAGAGATCATTGATCAGGGTTATGATGGAATCAAAGTACAGCCTGAAAATCCGCAAGAGCTGGCCAGCGCGATTTTAAAACTGCTTTTTGATGAGGAATACGCCAAGCTTCTTTATAAGCGTGCATATGCAAAGGTTAAAAAGGATTATAAGTGGGAGGATATCGGTAAAAGGACAATGGATGTCTATAACGAAATCTTACTGGAATTTGCTACATCTCCATGGTACAAGGAAAACCGCAAACCCATTCCTGAAAAAATAGGAAATAGAGAGGAGGGTATAATATGA
- a CDS encoding sugar phosphate nucleotidyltransferase — protein MKAVVMAGGIGSRLKPLTCNIPKPLVPVANRPVMEYTVELLKKYGITDICATLQYLPNTIKEHFGDGKCFGVNMRYYIEDEPLGTAGSVKNAEDFLDEPFIVISGDVLTDFRLDKALEFHRSKGALVTIVLTRVAVPLEYGVVITDDTGKIIRFLEKPSWSEVFSDTVNTGIYILQPEVLDYIKKGQVFDFSKDFFPMLLRENKPIYGYIAEGYWCDIGNIQEYMNCHRDILNGRIRVNLREKPFKPNIWMGNNVKIGENTSISDYVIIGDNVRIGKNVFIDSGTVIGDDVVIEDNATIKRSIIWKNSYVGKNSEIRAAVVCHRVQLKNRVCIFENSVIGDDTLIKEGSIIKPDVKIWPQKMIDAESIVSSDVIWGTRYKKNIFGYDGASGHVNVDMTPEFCARLGAVIPCIIKGKIGVSCDDSVQSKMLKMALISGLMSAGAHIYDFGTLILPMARAAVKDYRLGGSVHVKRIEDSEVSVINILDSKGCNIDKGMERKLENVLSQGDFKRCIVGEITDVEMIPDYDKVYMIKLLNNIDTYSLRKRHFTVSFNTPSDYMKRILNTILNYCGCKIQAIGEIDFYIDNNGETLGLKGPGGKIIPEETMIALRSYLMIQSDSPEPVVIPINSPDAISDMVKAGNKQVIYTKTALQERMGKIAESTGNSGGITQFDLNFDAISFLVKILEILAKEKITLEELLNRLPNFYYDKEIVPCSWDAKGRIIRSLIEEANKDDEVLEGAKIKHDKGWAMVLPDPEQPACRVYAQGYTEEYARELTDMYVKKIKSIDGK, from the coding sequence ATGAAAGCCGTTGTTATGGCAGGGGGTATAGGTAGCAGGTTGAAGCCATTGACGTGTAATATCCCTAAGCCATTGGTTCCAGTTGCTAATAGACCGGTAATGGAGTACACGGTAGAACTACTCAAAAAATATGGTATTACTGATATATGCGCTACACTTCAGTACCTGCCAAATACTATAAAGGAGCATTTTGGTGATGGTAAGTGCTTTGGAGTAAATATGAGGTATTATATAGAAGATGAACCGCTGGGAACGGCAGGCAGCGTCAAAAATGCGGAAGATTTTTTGGATGAACCTTTTATCGTCATAAGCGGCGATGTGTTGACGGATTTTCGGCTGGATAAAGCATTGGAATTTCATAGGAGCAAAGGCGCGTTGGTCACTATAGTGCTTACAAGGGTTGCAGTGCCTTTGGAATACGGCGTGGTGATAACCGATGACACGGGTAAGATTATAAGATTTTTGGAAAAACCATCCTGGAGCGAGGTATTTAGCGACACGGTGAATACCGGCATTTATATTCTACAGCCTGAGGTGTTGGATTATATAAAAAAAGGACAGGTCTTTGATTTCAGCAAGGATTTCTTCCCTATGTTACTACGTGAAAATAAACCTATATATGGATACATCGCAGAGGGTTATTGGTGCGATATAGGAAATATTCAAGAATATATGAATTGTCATCGAGATATATTGAACGGCCGCATAAGGGTAAATCTAAGAGAAAAACCATTTAAACCTAATATATGGATGGGCAACAACGTAAAAATCGGTGAAAATACTTCTATAAGTGATTATGTCATAATAGGGGATAATGTCAGAATAGGAAAAAATGTTTTTATAGATAGCGGTACAGTCATTGGAGATGATGTTGTTATTGAAGACAATGCTACTATAAAGAGAAGTATTATATGGAAAAACTCTTATGTAGGCAAAAATAGTGAGATAAGAGCTGCTGTAGTATGCCATAGAGTGCAGTTAAAAAATAGGGTATGTATTTTTGAGAACAGCGTCATTGGCGATGATACCTTGATTAAAGAAGGTAGCATAATAAAACCTGATGTAAAAATATGGCCACAGAAGATGATTGATGCTGAAAGTATTGTGTCCAGTGATGTAATATGGGGTACGCGATATAAGAAAAATATCTTTGGGTATGATGGAGCATCCGGTCACGTAAATGTGGACATGACTCCAGAGTTTTGTGCGCGATTGGGAGCAGTGATACCCTGTATCATAAAAGGTAAAATAGGAGTAAGCTGTGATGATTCTGTGCAATCAAAGATGTTAAAAATGGCTTTGATCTCTGGTTTGATGTCGGCCGGTGCCCATATCTATGATTTTGGAACGTTGATATTACCTATGGCTCGTGCTGCCGTAAAAGATTATAGACTGGGTGGATCTGTACACGTAAAGCGCATTGAAGATAGTGAAGTATCGGTCATAAACATATTAGATAGCAAAGGGTGTAATATAGACAAAGGCATGGAGCGAAAATTGGAAAATGTTCTCTCTCAAGGTGATTTTAAAAGGTGTATTGTAGGCGAGATTACGGATGTGGAAATGATACCTGACTACGATAAAGTATATATGATAAAATTATTGAATAATATTGACACATACAGCCTGCGAAAGAGACATTTTACTGTAAGTTTTAATACACCATCTGATTACATGAAGCGGATACTTAATACTATTTTAAATTACTGTGGATGTAAAATACAGGCTATAGGAGAGATTGACTTTTATATAGACAATAATGGAGAAACGCTGGGACTTAAAGGACCTGGAGGAAAGATTATTCCCGAAGAAACAATGATAGCTTTGAGATCATATTTGATGATTCAAAGCGATAGCCCCGAGCCTGTGGTGATTCCTATTAATAGCCCTGATGCTATTTCTGATATGGTGAAAGCTGGCAACAAGCAGGTGATTTACACTAAAACGGCTTTACAGGAGCGGATGGGGAAAATAGCAGAAAGTACGGGGAATTCCGGTGGCATTACACAGTTTGACCTCAATTTTGATGCTATAAGTTTTTTAGTGAAAATATTAGAGATACTGGCAAAGGAAAAGATCACGCTTGAGGAACTTTTGAATAGGTTGCCTAATTTTTATTATGATAAAGAGATTGTACCCTGTAGCTGGGATGCAAAGGGACGTATTATAAGAAGCCTTATCGAGGAAGCCAATAAGGATGATGAAGTTTTAGAAGGAGCAAAAATAAAGCACGATAAAGGATGGGCGATGGTACTCCCGGATCCTGAACAACCAGCATGTAGAGTATATGCCCAGGGTTATACCGAGGAATACGCCAGAGAGCTTACAGATATGTATGTAAAAAAGATAAAATCTATAGATGGAAAATAG
- a CDS encoding glycosyltransferase yields the protein MDKIKVLHVIGGGELGGAEMHVLTIFEYIDKSVFEPHLICLCRGPMYEEAVKRGFNVTVVEMKHKFDFSTIKPIKEYIQRNQIDIVHTHGVRANTMARIAAFLAHKPVVTTFHSFIMNDYDSKLEAMVAKYMTLATSPISTKIITVSNALKNDLIKMGINGNKIITIYNGIDFSSRFATKTREDVLNELNIDPSQKIVSVIARLQTVKGHKYFIDAANIVSKQRDDVQFLLAGDGPLKESLVKQAKDLGISDRVHFIGHRSDIDNIYVASDIICVTSLIEGQSLVIVEAMWHQKPVISTNVGGPSELISDKKTGLLIPPANAQILAEKILLLLNDPWLAYSLALNGKKSVERFSVKEMINKTEKVYKDIIQK from the coding sequence ATGGATAAAATTAAAGTATTACACGTTATAGGTGGAGGCGAACTGGGTGGCGCAGAAATGCACGTTCTCACTATCTTTGAATACATCGACAAATCTGTTTTTGAGCCCCACCTCATATGCTTATGCAGAGGACCTATGTATGAAGAAGCCGTCAAAAGAGGTTTTAATGTAACAGTTGTCGAAATGAAGCATAAATTTGATTTCTCCACTATAAAACCCATAAAGGAATATATACAGAGAAATCAAATAGATATTGTCCATACCCATGGCGTAAGAGCCAATACGATGGCGCGCATCGCAGCATTTCTGGCACATAAACCTGTTGTAACCACATTTCACAGTTTTATAATGAACGATTACGATAGCAAGCTAGAAGCAATGGTGGCTAAATATATGACATTGGCCACCTCACCTATTTCCACAAAAATCATTACTGTATCCAATGCCCTTAAAAACGATTTGATCAAGATGGGCATTAATGGCAATAAGATTATAACCATATATAATGGAATAGATTTTTCCTCCCGTTTCGCAACTAAAACAAGAGAAGATGTATTGAACGAGTTAAACATAGACCCATCACAAAAAATAGTATCTGTCATCGCCAGACTTCAAACGGTCAAAGGCCATAAATACTTTATCGACGCTGCAAATATTGTATCGAAGCAAAGAGACGACGTTCAGTTTCTTTTAGCTGGGGATGGTCCCCTCAAAGAATCGCTGGTAAAGCAGGCCAAAGACCTGGGAATAAGCGACCGCGTTCATTTCATAGGACACCGCAGTGACATCGACAATATTTACGTGGCATCTGATATAATATGTGTCACTTCCTTGATTGAAGGGCAATCACTGGTTATAGTTGAAGCCATGTGGCACCAGAAACCTGTAATCTCAACAAATGTTGGTGGTCCTAGTGAATTGATATCCGACAAGAAAACAGGATTACTTATTCCTCCCGCCAACGCACAAATTTTAGCTGAGAAAATACTGCTGCTGCTCAATGACCCATGGTTAGCTTATTCGCTGGCATTAAACGGCAAAAAAAGCGTTGAGAGATTTTCTGTAAAAGAAATGATAAATAAGACAGAAAAAGTGTATAAAGATATAATCCAAAAATAA
- a CDS encoding O-antigen ligase family protein, whose amino-acid sequence MISPVFKTIPDILILVLFLTDILKNKAYKKINYTDLSYLLFLFIGLISTMYNHIGIKAFIVEARSITLYYLMYFVIRDKYFANEFKSTLKNILLANTTILIILGTIEKVSYKTLLFPRVWAESIIYPSNFLRIYGVFNNPNTFGIYLVFAFLTFLILDVDSGKVNKWFYSLCVYGLALTVSRSSIIAIVLAIIMIMLFIKNNKKLKVILLISFIIGGITYFAVDYAGKQIYASLNGKSSISQSENILIKRFNDLGTQKDIQKSNANGRIFSIKTGLKIWSEHKLLGSGFGTYGDAASLILGSPIYKKYNLSENFYTDNEYIKILTETGILGTLSYILFLLALIYEVLEDGNRYMYAIIIVALFTGLFYNMFEVQIFSLFFWFLMGAKKQFAKI is encoded by the coding sequence TTGATATCTCCTGTTTTTAAGACAATACCCGATATATTAATTTTGGTATTATTTTTGACTGACATATTGAAAAATAAAGCATACAAAAAAATAAATTATACCGATTTGTCCTACTTATTATTTTTATTTATCGGACTTATCAGTACCATGTACAACCATATTGGAATAAAGGCTTTTATAGTAGAGGCAAGGAGCATCACACTGTACTACCTCATGTATTTTGTCATCAGGGATAAATATTTTGCAAATGAATTTAAATCAACACTAAAAAACATATTACTTGCTAATACGACTATCCTCATTATCCTGGGAACAATAGAAAAGGTGTCGTATAAAACCTTATTGTTTCCAAGAGTATGGGCAGAATCCATTATATACCCAAGTAATTTTTTAAGAATATACGGGGTATTTAACAACCCAAATACCTTTGGTATATACCTTGTTTTTGCCTTTCTAACATTTTTAATTCTCGATGTCGATTCGGGCAAAGTCAACAAATGGTTTTATTCCCTTTGCGTTTATGGCCTTGCCCTTACCGTTTCCAGAAGTTCTATAATTGCCATTGTACTTGCGATAATAATGATCATGTTGTTCATAAAGAACAACAAAAAACTAAAAGTCATTTTACTGATTTCATTTATAATAGGCGGTATTACTTATTTTGCAGTTGATTACGCTGGTAAACAAATTTATGCTTCTTTAAACGGCAAAAGCAGCATCAGTCAAAGTGAAAATATTTTAATTAAGAGGTTTAACGATCTTGGAACACAAAAAGATATACAAAAAAGTAACGCAAATGGACGTATTTTTTCCATAAAGACAGGATTAAAAATCTGGAGTGAACATAAATTGTTGGGCTCAGGTTTTGGCACTTATGGAGATGCTGCCAGTTTAATATTGGGCTCACCTATATACAAAAAATACAACTTGAGTGAAAATTTCTACACTGATAATGAGTATATAAAAATATTAACAGAAACTGGTATCCTAGGTACACTATCCTATATTTTATTCTTACTAGCTTTAATATACGAGGTCTTAGAAGATGGAAACAGGTATATGTACGCTATAATCATTGTAGCTTTATTTACCGGTTTGTTCTATAATATGTTTGAAGTTCAAATTTTTTCATTGTTTTTCTGGTTCTTAATGGGAGCAAAAAAGCAATTTGCCAAAATATAG
- a CDS encoding glycosyltransferase family 4 protein, with product MNILVVTSFDYPHVGGLSTHVEMLTGELKRLGHKVDVVSFSDVNRLYAKYVVRGVSFILNKLKRGLGIVYTNKQRIKLLKSLVNIRLNKTKYDLINAEDPAAMIALKGIDLPKVLTVHGYATFEYLSIGSVLKDTKQEAFLYDMERQAYNMADALIAVDTRIKNYLKDFAKKDATVIRNFVDTDIYDIKKYDVSQLKKKLNVPENKKILLCPRRLTEKNGVVYPAMAVNLLKEKYPNIMLYYAGDGEEREKIENYIAKYNLHDYIKLLGSIPHDRIVEYFCVADVVLIPSVHSKGIEEATSIAAIEAMAMGKPTIASAIGGLKELIENGKSGILVQEKNEIQLADAILKVLTDDALREALSTGARQRVIEEFSLSSGVQKYLDVYQKVIVNNQKR from the coding sequence ATGAATATTTTAGTTGTGACTTCCTTTGATTATCCCCATGTAGGCGGTTTATCCACCCACGTGGAGATGTTAACAGGTGAACTCAAAAGATTAGGACACAAAGTCGATGTGGTATCCTTTAGTGACGTCAATAGACTTTATGCGAAGTATGTAGTCAGAGGGGTTTCATTCATATTAAATAAGCTCAAAAGAGGATTAGGAATAGTCTATACAAACAAGCAGAGGATTAAACTATTAAAATCTTTAGTGAATATAAGGTTGAACAAAACCAAGTACGATCTAATAAATGCAGAAGATCCCGCTGCGATGATAGCTTTAAAGGGCATCGACCTGCCAAAAGTTCTAACAGTGCACGGTTATGCTACTTTTGAATACTTGAGTATAGGATCTGTATTAAAAGATACAAAGCAGGAAGCATTTTTGTATGATATGGAAAGACAGGCCTACAATATGGCAGACGCGCTTATAGCAGTAGATACCAGAATAAAAAATTATCTTAAAGATTTTGCAAAAAAAGATGCAACCGTTATAAGAAATTTTGTAGATACAGATATCTATGACATCAAAAAATACGACGTATCCCAGTTAAAAAAGAAATTAAATGTCCCCGAGAACAAAAAGATACTATTGTGCCCCAGAAGGCTTACAGAAAAAAACGGAGTCGTATATCCTGCTATGGCCGTTAATTTGTTAAAAGAAAAATATCCGAACATAATGTTGTATTACGCCGGTGACGGAGAAGAAAGAGAAAAGATCGAAAATTATATAGCAAAATACAATCTTCATGATTATATAAAACTTCTGGGCAGTATACCCCATGACAGGATTGTTGAATATTTTTGCGTAGCAGACGTCGTTTTAATTCCCTCAGTGCATTCAAAAGGCATTGAGGAAGCTACATCCATAGCGGCAATTGAAGCTATGGCTATGGGAAAACCCACTATTGCCAGCGCTATTGGTGGTCTAAAGGAATTAATTGAAAACGGAAAATCAGGAATCCTCGTGCAAGAAAAGAATGAAATACAGCTAGCAGATGCCATACTTAAAGTCCTTACAGATGATGCACTAAGGGAAGCTTTGTCTACAGGAGCAAGGCAAAGGGTTATAGAAGAGTTTTCTTTGTCAAGTGGAGTTCAAAAATACCTTGATGTGTACCAAAAGGTTATTGTAAATAACCAAAAAAGATAG